The Ketogulonicigenium robustum nucleotide sequence GCAATCAATAGCAAAACGACGGATGTCGGCGTTTCCAGCAGCACCCAAGGGCTGCCTTGGCGCGACGCAAGGGCGACCCGCAGCTGGTTTTCGGCCATCTGCCCCAAGATCAGCCCGATCAGCACAGGCGCGATGGGGAAATCGTATACCCGCATGACATAGCCCATCAGCCCGATGGCAACCATCAGCATCAGATCGACGACCGAGCCTGACACGCCCCAAATCCCGATTAGCGCAAAGATCAGGATGCCCGCGTAAAGCTGCGGTTTCGGGATGGACAGCAGCTTCACCCAGATGCCCACCAGCGGCAGGTTCAACACCAGCAACATGGCGTTGCCGATGTACAGCGACGCGATCAGCCCCCAGACCAGTTCGGGGTTGGAATTGAACAGGTTGGGGCCCGGTTGCAGGCCGTAGTTCTGGAACGCCGCCAGCAAGATGGCAGCGGTGGCCGATGTCGGCAGGCCCAGCGTCAGCAGCGGCACCAGAATGCCTGCGGCAGCGGCGTTGTTCGCAGCCTCGGGGCCGGCGACGCCCTCGATCGCGCCGTGGCCGAATTCTTCGGGCTTTTTGGCCAGCTTACGTTCCAACGTATAGCTCAGCATTGTGGGGATTTCCGACCCGCCCGCTGGCAATGTGCCAATAGGAAAGCCGATCACCGTGCCGCGCAACCAAGGCTTCCAGCTGCGGCAAAAATCCTCGCGCGTGAACCAGCGTCCGCCGACTTTCAGCGGCTTTTCCTGACTACGGTCATAGCGCGAGGCGACGAACAGAATCTCGCCCACCGCAAACAGGGCAACCAGAACGACCGTCAGCTCCACGCCGTCCAGCAGATCGGCGACGCCGAACGTCAGGCGCGGCTGGCCGGTCATCTGGTCGATGCCGACGGTGCCCAGCGCCAGCCCGATGAACAGCGATATGAACCCCCGCACCCGCGAGGCCCCCATCACCACCGCAACCGAACAAAACGACAGCACAGTCAGCGCGAAATAGTCGGCGGGGCGCAGAATAAAGGCCAGTTCGGCCACGCTGGGGGCAACAAAAGTCAGCGCGATGGTGGCAATCGTCCCCGCGACGAACGATCCGATGGCGGCTGTGGCCAGCGCCGGTGCGCCGCGCCCGTCGCGGGCCATCTTGTTCCCCTCCAGCGCGGTCATCATGGAACCGGCCTCGCCCGGGGTGTTGATCAAGATCGAGGTGGTCGAGCCGCCGTACATCGCCCCGTACAAAACGCCCGCAAACATGATGAACGCCGCTGTCGGCGCGATCGAGATGGTGACCGGCAGCAAAAGCGCGATCGTCAACGCAGGACCAATGCCTGGCAACACGCCAATCGCGGTGCCCAACACCGACCCGACCAGCGCCCAAAGTAGGTTCATCGGCTGCAACGCGACGCCAAACCCGTAAATCAGCTGTTGAAAGCTATCCATGTCAGCCCCCAATGAAGGGCAGGAAGTCGCCCAGTTGCAGCCCCAAGGCGTTGAAAAGCAGCCATGATAAACTGCCCAGTACCAGCCCAACGCCCA carries:
- a CDS encoding tripartite tricarboxylate transporter permease, giving the protein MDSFQQLIYGFGVALQPMNLLWALVGSVLGTAIGVLPGIGPALTIALLLPVTISIAPTAAFIMFAGVLYGAMYGGSTTSILINTPGEAGSMMTALEGNKMARDGRGAPALATAAIGSFVAGTIATIALTFVAPSVAELAFILRPADYFALTVLSFCSVAVVMGASRVRGFISLFIGLALGTVGIDQMTGQPRLTFGVADLLDGVELTVVLVALFAVGEILFVASRYDRSQEKPLKVGGRWFTREDFCRSWKPWLRGTVIGFPIGTLPAGGSEIPTMLSYTLERKLAKKPEEFGHGAIEGVAGPEAANNAAAAGILVPLLTLGLPTSATAAILLAAFQNYGLQPGPNLFNSNPELVWGLIASLYIGNAMLLVLNLPLVGIWVKLLSIPKPQLYAGILIFALIGIWGVSGSVVDLMLMVAIGLMGYVMRVYDFPIAPVLIGLILGQMAENQLRVALASRQGSPWVLLETPTSVVLLLIAAGTFLVPMLLRRLRAAA